One part of the Vicia villosa cultivar HV-30 ecotype Madison, WI linkage group LG6, Vvil1.0, whole genome shotgun sequence genome encodes these proteins:
- the LOC131609632 gene encoding heat shock cognate 70 kDa protein-like — protein sequence MAKNYEAPAIGIDLGTTYSCVAVWQDNNNRAEIIHNDQGNRTTPSFVAFNDSQRLIGNAAKNQAAYNPTNTVFDAKRLIGRKYSDSIIQKDIKLWPFKVIAGADDTPMIVVKYKGKEKCFVAEEISSMILSKMQEIAEKFLEFPVKNAVITVPAYFNDSQRKATKDAGLIAGLNVMRIINEPTAAALAYGIQKRGNFVGKQNVLVFDLGGGTFDVSLLTIKDNRFEVEATAGDTHLGGVDFDNRMVNHFVEELKRKNNVDISGNPKALRKLRAACERAKRALSFDIETTVDIECEGIDFCSLVTRAKFEQINMDLFDKCMQIVGSCLRDANMVKSSVDDIALVGGSSRIPKVQQLLQEFFKGKDLCMSMNPDEVVAYGAAVQAALLTEGIKSVPNLLLQDITPLSLGISTKGDIMSVVIPKNTPIPVILTEERCKTSVDNQFGVSIKFMRERMKASENNLLGLFSLSVPRAPRGLCIKVRFAIDVDGILTVTAKEETTEAKEITITNVNGRLSKEEIERMIQEAEDFKVEDMKFQEKARAMNALDNYLYKMSKVMKDDSVSSMLTPADNLKINSAIMNGKSLIDNHCNKHQETCVFVDFMKELQIIFESMLNKINKGFLFL from the exons ATGGCCAAAAACTATGAAGCACCTGCTATCGGAATCGACCTTGGCACCACCTATTCTTGTGTAGCAGTGTGGCAGGATAATAACAACCGAGCTGAGATTATCCACAATGATCAAGGCAATAGAACCACACCTTCTTTTGTCGCTTTCAATGATTCGCAAAGGTTGATTGGCAATGCCGCCAAAAATCAGGCTGCATATAACCCAACCAATACTGTCTTTG ATGCAAAGAGGTTAATTGGAAGGAAATATAGTGATTCTATTATTCAGAAAGATATAAAGTTGTGGCCCTTTAAGGTCATTGCTGGTGCTGATGACACTCCCATGATCGTTGTTAAGTACAAGGGTAAAGAGAAGTGCTTTGTTGCCGAAGAAATATCATCTATGATCCTCTCAAAGATGCAGGAGATTGCAgagaaatttttggaatttcctgTAAAGAATGCAGTGATTACTGTGCCTGCTTATTTTAATGATTCTCAGAGAAAGGCCACCAAGGATGCTGGTCTTATTGCTGGCCTCAATGTAATGCGGATAATCAACGAACCAACTGCTGCTGCACTTGCATATGGCATTCAAAAGAGAGGTAATTTTGTTGGAAAGCAAAATGTATTAGTCTTTGATCTTGGTGGTGGCACTTTTGATGTGTCTCTTCTAACAATTAAGGATAATAGATTTGAGGTAGAGGCCACTGCTGGGGATACTCACCTAGGAGGAGTGGACTTTGATAATAGAATGGTGAACCACTTTGTTGAAGAGTTAAAGAGGAAAAACAATGTGGACATTAGTGGGAATCCAAAAGCTTTAAGGAAGCTAAGAGCTGCTTGTGAGAGAGCAAAGAGGGCactttcatttgacattgagacTACAGTTGACATAGAATGTGAGGGTATTGACTTCTGTTCATTAGTAACTCGAGCCAAGTTTGAGCAAATCAACATGGATCTCTTTGACAAATGTATGCAGATTGTCGGGAGTTGTCTACGTGATGCTAACATGGTCAAGAGTAGTGTAGATGATATTGCTCTTGTCGGGGGTTCTTCTAGAATTCCCAAAGTGCAACAGCTATTGCAAGAGTTTTTCAAGGGAAAGGATTTGTGCATGAGCATGAATCCAGACGAGGTTGTTGCTTATGGTGCAGCTGTGCAGGCTGCTTTGCTGACTGAAGGCATCAAGAGTGTTCCAAATTTGCTTTTGCAAGATATTACACCATTGTCTCTTGGTATCTCGACAAAAGGAGATATCATGAGCGTGGTGATTCCTAAGAACACTCCTATCCCTGTCATCTTGACAGAAGAAAGATGTAAGACAAGTGTAGATAACCAATTTGGCGTCTCAATTAAGTTTATGAGGGAGAGAATGAAAGCCAGTGAGAACAACTTGCTCGGTTTGTTTAGTCTCTCAGTTCCTCGTGCTCCTCGAGGCCTTTGTATCAAAGTAAGATTTGCTATAGATGTAGATGGTATATTAACTGTCACTGCCAAGGAAGAAACCACTGAAGCTAAGGAGATTACAATAACAAATGTTAATGGAAGATTGTCAAAGGAAGAAATTGAGAGAATGATCCAAGAAGCTGAGGATTTTAAGGTTGAAGATATGAAGTTCCAAGAGAAAGCTAGAGCAATGAATGCTCTGGACAATTATCTTTACAAGATGAGTAAAGTTATGAAAGATGATAGTGTTAGTTCCATGCTGACTCCAGCAGACAACTTGAAGATTAATTCTGCAATTATGAAcggaaaaagtttgattgataaTCATTGCAACAAACACCAGGAAACATGTGTGTTTGTGGACTTTATGAAGGAGCTCCAAATCATCTTTGAATCCATGTTGAACAAGATCAACAAAGGTTTCTTATTCTTATGA
- the LOC131609633 gene encoding probable receptor-like protein kinase At5g24010 encodes MKVFNQNTVFSLLFLLSFSTLSVFSHLFSPPDNYLINCGSTSPTTLLNNRPFTAEHSPSFSTSSHPLFVKNQNPLPNLPQIYHTARVFTKPTKYSFPVKQKGTHFVRFHFHAFNSSNLDLGLAKFSILVDGYIVLSNFTRFVTDSERNPRVVEYLIWVDSEKLVIVFVPGKDSDFAFVNAIEVISAPTDLIPETAQYLMSSGNLKSFDDLNKQALEVVYRVTVGGPKVTPFNDSLWRTWVPDEEFLKSSVVFEKFYFGGRINYHVGGASREVGPDNVYNTARLIRSKNDSVPNVNMTWVFPIMGGYKYLVRLHFCDIASISGGLLYFNVYVNGYLAVEDLDITSITSSLASPYYVDFVVDGDSSIGALSVSIGPSKSSLPHVIDGMLNAVEVMKLNNQYKSLDGNVCADFVLKSRRSRGNTGIFLTMVAAVCIVLSLSIVIRRRIIESRESVSWARLPVSSSEDNVKS; translated from the coding sequence ATGAAAGTCTTCAACCAAAACACcgtcttctctcttctcttcctcCTTTCCTTCTCCACACTCTCCGTCTTCTCCCACCTCTTCTCTCCCCCCGACAACTACCTCATCAACTGCGGTTCCACTTCCCCCACCACCCTCCTCAACAACCGTCCTTTCACCGCCGAACACTCCCCTTCTTTTTCCACTTCCTCACACCCCCTTTTCGTCAAAAACCAAAACCCACTTCCCAATTTGCCCCAAATCTACCATACCGCCAGGGTTTTCACTAAACCTACAAAATACTCATTTCCAGTCAAACAAAAAGGAACCCACTTCGTTCGTTTCCACTTTCACGccttcaattcatcgaatctcgACCTGGGTCTTGCTAAATTTAGCATCTTGGTTGATGGGTATATTGTTTTGAGCAATTTCACTCGTTTTGTTACTGACAGTGAAAGAAACCCTAGGGTTGTTGAGTATCTTATATGGGTTGATTCTGAAAAGCTTGTGATCGTGTTTGTGCCTGGTAAAGACTCGGACTTTGCGTTTGTCAATGCTATTGAGGTGATTTCCGCACCTACAGATCTTATTCCTGAAACAGCACAGTATTTGATGAGTTCAGGgaatttgaagagttttgatgaTTTGAACAAACAAGCTCTTGAGGTTGTGTATAGGGTCACTGTTGGGGGTCCTAAAGTTACGCCTTTTAATGATTCTTTGTGGAGGACTTGGGTTCCTGATGAGGAGTTTCTCAAATCAAGTGTTGTGTTTGAGAAATTTTACTTTGGTGGTagaatcaattatcatgttggaGGTGCTAGTCGCGAGGTTGGACCGGATAATGTTTATAACACTGCTAGGTTGATTAGAAGTAAGAATGATTCTGTGCCGAATGTTAATATGACTTGGGTGTTTCCGATTATGGGTGGATATAAGTATTTGGTTAGGTTGCATTTCTGTGATATTGCTAGCATTTCGGGTGGTTTGCTGTATTTCAATGTTTATGTGAATGGTTATTTGGCTGTAGAAGATTTGGATATCACTTCTATTACGAGTTCGCTGGCTTCCCCGTATTATGTTGACTTTGTTGTCGATGGAGATAGCAGCATCGGGGCTTTGAGTGTTAGTATAGGTCCTTCGAAGAGCAGTCTTCCGCATGTCATTGATGGTATGTTGAATGCGGTTGAGGTTATGAAGTTGAACAATCAATACAAGAGTCTTGATGGAAATGTTTGTGCTGATTTTGTTCTTAAGAGCCGCCGGTCACGTGGAAATACTGGCATTTTTCTTACTATGGTGGCTGCTGTGTGCATTGTGTTAAGCTTATCCATAGTGATTCGTAGAAGGATTATTGAGTCGAGGGAATCTGTATCATGGGCAAGGTTGCCTGTGAGTTCATCTGAGGATAATGTTAAGTCTTAA
- the LOC131609631 gene encoding uncharacterized protein LOC131609631 has product MYMAYGWPQVIPLEQGLCPSVQKIVYFKLINRLLLVVSPTHFELWNSSQHRVRLGKYKRDSDSLKREGENLQAVWSPDAKLIAILTSSFYLHIFKVQFLDKKIHIGGKQPSALSLATISLLLSEQVPFAVKNLSVSNIVSDNKHLLLGLSDGTLYSMSWKGEFYGAFQFDPNPSASFDDSQLPHSLENGVCHKGQPKVPVPNHIIPKNSEIKQLELSLSLRLLFVLYSDGHLVSCSFSKKGLKQVDCIKAEKRLACGDAVCASVALEQDILAVGTRRGIVELYDLAESLMLIRTVSLYDWGYSMDDTGPVSCIAWTPDNSAFAVGWKLRGLTVWSVSGCRLMSTIRQIGLSSASSPIAKPNRDCKYEPLMGGTSLMQWGEHGYRLYVIEERSSERIISFSFGKCCLSRGVSGTAYIRQVIYGEDRLLIVQSEEIDELKMLHLKLPVSYISQNWPVQHVAASQDGMYLAVAGLHGLILYDIRLKRWRVFGDVTQEQKIQCKGLLWLGKIVVVCNYIDSSNMYELLFYPRYHLDQSSLLCRKPLLAKPIVMDVYQDYILVTYRPFDVHIFNVKLFGELTPSGNPDLQLSAVRELSIMTAKSHPAAMRFIPDQIPREPISKSYISSSADSFSGEPARCLILRSNGELSLLDLDDGRERNLTDSVELFWVTCGQFEDKTNLIEEVSWLDYGHRGMQVWYPSPGPNSFKQEDFLQLDPELEFDREVYPLGLLPNAGVVVGVSQRMSFPSSAEFPCFEPSPQAQTILHCLLRHLLQRDKIEEALRLAELSAEKPHFSHCLEWLLFTVFEADISRPNVDKNQISVLKHVKTLLEKTCDLIRNFPEYLDVVVSVARKTDGRHWADLFSAAGRSTELFEECFQRRWYRTAACYILVIAKLEGPAVSQYCALRLLQATLVDSLYELAGELVRFLLRSGREYDQASSDSDKLSDSDKLSPRFLGYFLFRSTERKQALDKSPSSKEQSAHVTSVKNILENHASYLMAGKELSKLVAFVKGTQFDLVEYLQRERYGSARLENFASGLELISQKLQMETLQSRLDADFLLAHMCSVKFKEWIVVLATLLRRSEVLFDLFRHDFRLWKAYSSTLQSHPAFTEYQDLLEDLEEKLSSVTNEEEE; this is encoded by the exons atgtaTATGGCTTATGGGTGGCCTCAGGTCATCCCTCTGGAGCAAGGACTGTGTCCTTCtgtgcagaagattgtgtatttcAAACTGATTAAtcgtttgttgcttgttgtttctCCTACTCACTTTGAACTGTGGAACTCTTCTCAG CATAGAGTGAGATTGGGAAAGTACAAGAGAGATTCGGATTCGTTGAAGAGAGAAGGTGAAAACTTGCAGGCTGTGTGGAGTCCTGATGCTAAATTAATTGCTATTCTT ACATCTTCTTTCTATCTTCACATTTTCAAGGTCCAATTCTTGGATAAAAAAATACACATTGGTGGGAAACAACCTTCTGCTTTGTCCCTAGCTACTATATCTCTTCTTCTCAGTGAGCAAGTTCCTTTTGCAGTAAAGAATTTGTCGGT GAGCAACATCGTTAGTGATAACAAACATTTGCTGCTTGGACTTTCTGATGGAACATTGTACAGTATGTCTTGGAAGGGAGAG TTCTATGGAGCTTTTCAATTTGATCCAAATCCTTCTGCTAGCTTTGATGATTCTCAGTTACCACATTCTTTAGAGAATGGTGTTTGTCATAAAGGCCAACCGAAGGTTCCTGTGCCTAATCACATTATTCCAAAAAATTCTGAAATCAAACAGCTGGAGCTTTCCCTTTCATTGAGGTTGCTATTTGTCTTGTATTCTGATGGGCACCTTGTCTCATGTTCCTTTAGTAAGAAAGGTTTAAAGCAAGTTGACTGTATTAAAGCAGAAAAGAGGTTGGCTTGTGGGGACGCTGTATGTGCTTCAGTAGCTCTTGAGCAGGATATTCTTGCTGTTGGTACCAGAAGAGGAATTGTGGAGTTGTATGATTTGGCCGAATCATTAATGCTTATACGCACAGTTTCTTTGTATGACTGGGG ATATTCAATGGATGACACTGGCCCTGTTAGTTGCATTGCATGGACACCTGATAACTCTGCTTTTGCAGTTGGGTGGAAATTAAGAGGGCTTACAGTTTGGTCAGTTTCTGGGTGCCGCTTGATGTCAACAATCCGACAGATAGGTTTAAGTTCTGCATCTTCTCCAATTGCTAAGCCAAACCGTGATTGCAAGTATGAGCCATTGATGGGTGGTACCTCACTGATGCAGTGGGGTGAACATGGATACAGACTTTATGTTATTGAGGAGAGATCTTCAGAGAGAATTATTTCATTCTCTTTTGGAAAATGCTGTCTTAGCAGAGGTGTTTCCGGAACTGCATACATCCGGCAAGTGATTTATGGGGAAGACCGGTTGCTCATTGTGCAGTCAGAAGAGATCGACGAGCTTAAAATGCTACATCTTAAGCTTCCA GTTTCTTATATTTCCCAAAACTGGCCTGTTCAACATGTGGCTGCTAGTCAGGATGGAATGTACTTAGCAGTCGCTGGTCTCCATGGTTTGATATTGTATGATATACGATTGAAAAGATGGAGAGTATTTGGAGATGTTACCCAGGAACAAAAGATTCAGTGTAAGGGCTTGCTGTGGCTGGGAAAGATTGTTGTTGTCTGCAACTATATTGATTCTTCCAACAT gtaTGAATTGCTCTTTTACCCAAGATATCACCTTGATCAAAGCTCATTGCTCTGTCGAAAACCATTGCTAGCGAAACCAATTGTGATGGATGTGTACCAAGATTATATACTGGTTACGTATAGACCATTTGATGTCCATATATTCAATGTTAAATTATTTGGTGAATTAACTCCTTCAGGAAATCCTGATTTACAG CTTTCTGCAGTACGAGAACTTTCAATTATGACTGCCAAGAGTCATCCTGCAGCAATGCGATTCATTCCTGATCAAATCCCACGAGAACCTATTTCAAAAAGTTACATTTCATCTTCAGCAGATTCATTTAGTGGAGAACCAGCAAG ATGTCTGATATTGAGGTCAAATGGGGAGCTTTCACTTCTTGATTTGGATGATGGGCGGGAGAGAAATCTTACGGATTCAGTTGAGCTTTTTTGGGTCACTTGTGGCCAGTTTGAGGATAAAACAAATTTGATTGAGGAAGTTTCATGGTTAGATTATGGTCATCGGGGCATGCAG GTTTGGTATCCATCTCCAGGTCCAAATTCTTTTAAGCAGGAAGACTTCTTGCAG TTGGATCCGGAGCTGGAGTTTGATCGTGAAGTATACCCTCTGGGACTTCTTCCGAATGCTGGTGTAGTTGTTGGTGTTTCCCAGAGAATGTCATTTCCATCAAGTGCAGAATTCCCGTGTTTTGAGCCATCTCCTCAAGCACAAACTATACTGCACTGCCTACTCCGCCATCTTCTTCAG AGAGACAAAATCGAGGAAGCTTTAAGGTTGGCAGAACTATCAGCAGAAAAGCCTCATTTTTCACATTGTCTAGAGTGGCTTCTTTTTACAGTATTTGAAGCAGATATATCCAG GCCAAATGTAGACAAGAACCAGATCTCAGTTCTTAAACATGTAAAAACTCTTTTGGAGAAGACCTGCGATCTTATCCGAAATTTTCCAGAGTACTTAGATGTTGTTGTTAGTGTCGCAAGAAAAACAGATGGCCGTCATTGGGCAGATTTGTTCTCTGCCGCTGGAAGATCAACAGA ATTGTTTGAGGAATGTTTTCAACGTAGATGGTACCGCACTGCAGCTTGCTATATACTT GTAATTGCCAAACTTGAAGGTCCTGCTGTGAGTCAGTATTGTGCTTTACGGTTATTACAG GCGACACTCGTTGATTCTTTATATGAGCTTGCTGGGGAGCTG GTGAGATTCTTGCTAAGATCTGGTAGGGAGTATGACCAAGCATCATCTGATTCAGATAAACTATCCGATTCAGATAAACTGTCTCCCAGATTTTTAGGctattttctttttcgttctACTGAGCGCAAGCAAGCATTGGATAAAAG CCCCTCATCCAAGGAACAAAGTGCTCATGTCACCTCAGTTAAGAATATTTTAGAAAACCACGCTAGTTACTTGATGGCAGGGAAAGAGCTCTCCAAGCTCGTTGCATTTGTAAAAGGCACTCAATTTGATTTAGTG GAATATCTACAACGCGAAAGATATGGGAGTGCTCGGCTGGAGAATTTTGCATCAGGGCTTGAACTAATAAGCCAAAAG CTTCAAATGGAAACCCTACAGAGCCGATTGGATGCCGACTTTCTCCTGGCTCATATGTGCTCTGTCAAATTTAAGGAATGGATAGTTGTCCTGGCTACTCTCTTAAGACGTTCCGAG GTTCTGTTTGACTTATTCCGTCACGATTTTCGGTTATGGAAAGCTTACAGCAGCACCCTGCAG TCACACCCAGCATTTACTGAATATCAAGATTTATTGGAAGACCTCGAAGAGAAACTTTCATCTGTTACAAATGAGGAAGAAGAATGA